tatttttattttgctatatCTATTAGTTTACAtcttaaaatacatttctatatgaaagaaaatattaaaaatgttcacgaaattaaaaacaacaacataaaacactcaaacaaacattaGTTCGATAAATACATgcatttgtgatttttaaattattgccAACAAATGTGAACATAAACAGGAGAAAGATCAGAATGGGAACAACTATAGATataaaagaaagagagaaaggaaaTGGAGATGAATGCATTGATTGATTATAAATATTGGGAAAACATACGAGAAGGACACagagtaattaattaattggaAATTAAAGATGAGATACTTTAAAACACAGTGGCACAAAAATGAgagatgtttattttattgtgcttttaacaattttcttacagtttcaactattatttttttgttgatatatatatatattttcttctaAATATGTGTACATTCAAacattctttttattattgcttTATGTTTGTTTCAGAGACCAAAGTAAGAATACTCATAGGCAGCAAAACATGTTAGACTTACTTTACATgtttgtgcatttaaaaaaaaaaaaagacctttttatttgtttattttgttaattttgtcttttatttttattttattattttttacgtCATGTATTGACTGTCTGTCTCATTCCAGCTCAATAGGTGGCGGTAATGATCCTTGAACTGAGTAATAAACTaccataaaataaaagctgaagAAGAATAGTGACGTCATTACGTTTGCAACTACGTCACTCCGTCATCCAACATGGCGGTAGTCCGTGTCCGTGCTGTGGGATCGTTTCTTATAAAATGGGGTTTTTGCGGCACAGACAAGAACTCCGTCCTGGTGCCGGTTAACCGCATGGTAACCACCTAATATTTTTATCGTACCATAATCATTTAAACTGAATTCAACCCCTAGAAACTGAACTATAGATGCTCAGATTTTGACGTCCTTCATGCGTCCTGTGCGTCAGTCGGAGCTCTGTTAACATAAAGTGAAATGAAGAGTTTGTGGGTTGTTTGGGTGTTACTTTGTGCTCATGGAGCTTTTGTCTTCTGTTCGGCGGAGCTTTAACTCTGATATaggcgactgtggctcaggtggtagagggtcgtcttctgatcgagaggttgggggttcgatcccagtacctgactatgtgtcgaagtgtccttgggcaagacactgaaccctaagttgctcccagtggtcgactagtgccttgcatggcagtcctgtcccactggtgtgtgaatgtgtaaagagctttgagactgtttcagtggtgataaagctctatataaatcatgtccatttaccaagtccatATACCTGCACAGGTGACCCTGCGGAGCTCCCCCTCTGCCCCCGGACCCGAGAAGATTACCGATGAGTTCATCCGGAAACAGAAGGAGGAGTTTGAGGCCGGCCGCAGACAGCTGGCCAACATGATGGGAGAAGATCCAGAGAGCTTCAGTCAGCAGGATGTGGACgtaagtgtgtgtatgtgtgagggGACTCTagtacagacatgggcaactggtggcccggttgccccatgtggcccttggtctaatttcatgcggcccccaaagtaaacacacaaaatgtcagaaaaatgcataaatcagaagcagaaatacattaagaaatataaagaataacaatattgcaggaaaatacagtaagacaaaaaaaaaaacacatcaagaGACTTCAAAAAggaacagtaatacacaaaattactccaaataatatacaaaattacagaaaatggcaagaaaagttcccaaaaagacaagaaaaactttaaaaaaaaaaagagtctgcaaacccacagtactggCAAATAATCAacacgacaacagaaatacacaaaacttgctcaaaaaaaaaaatgctaaatgacaacacaaatacactatATGACTCCAAACAACACAAGTTTTAcagaaataatacacaaaaaaaatgcacaaaattcctcataatgagcaagacaacaaacaaacaaacaaacagaatgacggaacaacaaacaaaatgactaaaaactctttgttctttcctgtgttaatgctcagattggtcaatattctaatgctgacatgattgttgatcatgtgaccttttgATCAaacgctgtgataaaagttgcctacctctacTCTagtaaatacacataaatactgtaaacaAACCTTAACACCAGCACAAATAAACCATTAACTGTGTAATTCAATATAAAACATTGTAGAAATACTGTAATTAAATATCTAGTACTGTAAACAAACATGAAGcactgtaagaaaaaaaaccttagatactgattattaattaaaaacaaattattatttttttattttgtgtattataacTTACAAATAGAGTAATGACTCccagacaaaaaaatgaataaaatacaatttgatatgtatactatatatttatatttaagtaACTACTCATAAAACCATTtcaattaaagtggaaaaaatctattgtaattgtaacatgtagttattttgattattattggaTAAAGGTAATTAGTTGTTAGATTAGATCTGTCCATAAACAGTAGTTAAATTACACAAACCTAACAGTATATTTAATAAGAAGAAAAGGTCATTTTAGAACCatattctgatttttttaaagcactttaTGTTGAATTTAGTCTGACTTTAATGTATTGAATGTTCAGTGCAGTGTGTTATTGAGTGTGTAAtgtaaaggtgtgtgtgttcctcagagGAGCGTCTCGTATCTGTTTCCATCAGGACTGTTTGAGAAGAAAGCTCGGCCAATCATGAAGGTACGTCACTTatttattacaatattatttacTATTCACAGTGAACACAAGCTTTgaatctttcaaaataaaggtcttaTGAAATGGATCACTAAAATTAATGTTATATAACATCAGGTGTAAAAGTTTGATTATAAATGTTCTTATGTGTGCAGTGAACAGGAAAacaaggtttgtttatttatttatttatttacagccTCCAGAAGAAATATTTCCCAAGCAGAGAAGtacaaacatgcacacacacacacacacacacacacacacacacatatatataaatataaaaacacggACATGTATAAACACCCATATATAAACATGCACataaacacatatatacatacacatgaacCTGCACATGTATGAAAACACATgcacatatataaacacacacatactgtatatataaacaaacacctgttaacatgcacacacataaacacagacacgtactgtatataaatacacacacatttataaacaCACCTATTAACATgcacatatataaacacacacttattaacatgcacacatataaacacacacacacgtactgtatataaatacacacatatataaatatacacatttataaACACACACCTACTAACATGcacatatataaatacagacacatatataaacacaaacacacatgtactgtatataaatacatatacatatgtgaacacacacacatgtgtaagcacacacatatataaacacacacagctgtgaaATGATGTGATGTTCTCTTCCAGCTGTCCAATGGGATGCTGACGGTCGACcctttcacttcctgttctacACCGGAAAACAGTCGTACTATTCCCTCATGCACGtgggtagtgtgtgtgtgtgtgtgtgcacgtaaTTACTGAATGTGTGTATGTCAGTCTGTGTACTTACTTaactgtatgtatgtgtgagTGTTAAATTGTGTATCTTGTGTTTTAGGGTAATtgtatgtgtatttatgtgttttttttagataaatgtgtttatgttttttatatgtatgtatgtgtgttaatatatttatatgtaaatgtgtttttttaggatCTCTACGATCACATCCTCAGTCTGGAGAAAAAGGCTGATCGTCTCAGATCTAAAGGAATGTACAATGAAAACGCTGAGCTGATGTGAGCATCACCGGTGGGTGTGGGtgggcgtgtgcgtgtgcgcacgTACGTACGTACAGGGGCATGtttatggggagagatttgtctcaataatattcacaaatatagccacaattttcacgtgtttttttttacattttcacatgtatttttaaaatgatgtgatatgaaaatcataattgtatttgtggatttgaaaaatacaagtaaaaattgcagatatatttttgagacaaatctctctcCGTACATGTTGACAGTGTTGGTGTTTTTCAGCTCCTTTGGAAGCAGTCGTTGGCTGACGAAGGATGAGCTGCAGCTCCGCCTAGTGGAGAACGTCGCTGATCAGGAAGTGAGTTCTGACGCTGTGAATAATTAGCAGTGATCATTAATGATTCCATAACTCATTTTTACCtcaaattttgacttttaaaacaaattccAACATAGACACAAAGTCATTTTTTCTCCCCCGTTTTTTCACATCAGATTTTTTCAACAACTCCAGACCTAACCATTACTGtagttttcattatatttctgttttgtttttttttatgtttttatgccttttctgtcataaaaacacttttttgtcAATGAGAAAAACGTaaaatatgtattgttttttcaaaaataaggtGCATAGTGGAAGATTTgatatgaagttattacagactttagTAGGTTAATGATTGATaggaacattgattttgaggCATTATTGAAACACACAGAATTGCTTAAACtacagaaaaggacaacaaaaatacacaaaacaaccccgaaaacatacacaattacagaaaaacaagaaaaaacaacggaaatgtaaaaaattaccccaaaaacactaaaacaaaacataaatacacaaaactacaacaaaaatttgtttcaaaaccatCTACATCAATCAATCCATCATTAGTAATATgatttttgttggtttgtgtggCTCCGCCCACAGTACGAGCGTTTCCTGCGTCTGATGGAGCGTCTGGTCGTCATGCCCCACAGCGCCGCCCTGCAGGACATGGTGATGCAATACCGCCACCAACTGGAGACTCAATCTACCAAACAGACACCACCACAGCTGCTGATGGACGAAAGGGGCGTGGCCTACAGCACAGCCGAAGGTAGCCGCTGTTTACTTGTGGTGTGACACGCCTGCTGTGGACAGCGTGTGATTGGCCGATGTTTGCAGGTCACAGGAAAACGTCAGAGGCGACGGTGATCGTCAGAGACGCAGGAGGTGGACGAATCAGCATCAACGGAGAGGATCAGCTGACCTACTTCACTGTGCTACAGGacaggtgacacacacacacacacacaataacactcagaaatacacacatgcacaatgaATTACAAGCATAATAACTGATTTATTCCttctctgtgattggctgccCTCACAGAGTGCAGCTGATGTTCCCGCTGCAGTTCATCGACGCGCTCGGACGTTTCGACGTGGAGTGCACGGTCAGCGGCGGGGGGCGGTCCAGCCAGGCGGGGGCGCTGCGGCTCGCCATCTCCAGAGCGCTGCTCGGCTTTGTGTCGGAGTCTCAGGGGGAAGCCATGAGACGAGGTTagaaatttcaaattaaaagatgTGAGGAAGTTATTATTccaccttcaaaataagagtctgTTCTTTATACGTCCTGTCACCAAACAGCCACAAATCAATCACTGTTGATGATATACGTACCTCATGACCCTTTGTtctagagctgcaactaatgattattttcataatcaataatcgtgcccacacacaaacactcaataATTAAATTTAATAGGTGATTTTTATTGATTCGTTGTTGCAGCCTTACTTCCTTCTTTAACGTCCTATTGGAATCgtaactaattacaattatgacaaatataattgttattttaaaaatctgcaGCTGTTGTAATTATGattgaactgtaattgagttcagataatttacttgtaacttgtaattttaattggcaTTATAATTCAATGAAATGCAAGAGTGCAACATGTTACATTTTTATGGCTTACATATacataattaacaattattaaaacatgtttatcaaGTTTTCCCAACATGTCGGTTATCAAAGATCAATtactcacaccaaaaatattaatatcaataataataattttaattgattagaaagcgtaacaaagtaaccaagagatgagaaactaattggatgatagataattatttactgtattttacagctgatttaagttatatggggttatttatttcaggtttagtaatattgattattttaattgattttatgaATTGACaatataattgcaattgacgTTTAGGAAGGAGATAAATGtaatattgattttaatttgaaaaaatgcccGTCACTAttaatgtaattgaacatggataattgaagatgtaattgacccaaccctGCTGTCAGTTCATGTTTAATCActtgattttattgttgtttatttccaGCCGGCCTGTTGACTCCGGATCCCAGAGTGCGTGAGAGAAAGAAACCTGGTCAGGAAGGAGCACGACGCAAATACACCTGGAAGAAACGCTGAGGAGCGTCATGGGTGGGGAGGggctaaacacacacaatctttgtaaaaataaaataaaaatgtcaacatctcTCTGCTTTGGTTGCCACTCTTAACAATAAAGTGaaatatgtaaatgtttttagGTGTGACCTTTCAGTGGACTGCAGACAAACATATTGTGAAGTATCTGTTCAGAAGATCATGTAGAACCTCcattaaatttaatttgaaatccaaacggttaaaaaaaagtttaaattctCTATTTCACGTCATAAAAAGGAGCAGTTTTATCCAGAACGTCACTGTGTGCGacgttttgaaataaaatgatcgaACCAAAATGTCAAGCAGTAGAAAAGGAAAATGACATCTCAGCAACACAAAGTAAGAAATGGGTTTAAATGGTCCAAAATCAGGAGTTTATTAAACAAATGGACTCtaaagaaaaaatacttttttttttaacttttgtagcTGAAGGAATATAAAAGTGTAGGTACTGAAATTTAGCGATGCATACTGAACTCATACTTAGACTTTGGTAATATTTATGAAAATACGTTTTGTcaaatttgatgtatttttaccttttttatatTCTTATGACCAAAGTATCGAATTATAATATACTATTCcggaattgtttatttttttttaaagtaccgtttatttatttttattgtaataaagtaatgaaataagtACAATAATTGATTTGCATCGATGTGTTAACGTAGATGTTAagattttatatgtatttttaaaaaaattaagcgCTGTCTTGACATGTTGTCATTTCCTGCTGTGACCGGATGTGTGCTCACTCATGTGACTCGGTAAACAGGGAGAACCGGAGTGACTTCCAGTGATTATCGCTGTTTATCTTGTTTTTCGTTCCGTGTCTCTCTTCCCCCAGCCCGGACATGACTCTCTGACTGTCCGTAACTCCGTCTTCTTTGTCCCGCctcagtttttaatcatgtcGGGGGAAACGGCGGCGGCACCTCGGGTCTCCGACACCGAGGCCCGGCTGGAGGTTCCTCCCCAGAATAGAACACCCAGCTCGGGCAGGGCGAGCGGCAAAGGCTGGCAGTACAGGTGAGCTCCGGTGTTACGGACAAAACAGTCACCGACACATTCTGTGACCGCAGCTAACGTTTCTCATTTTTGCCTAAAACATTAgaaacttatttaaaaaatataattatctatcattcattgttttttgtttttttacagcaatgtgTAATTGTCTTAAAGTAGCGTCATGATgaacatagtttttttttttttgttttaaactttattaaataaaggcGTTAACAAAAGACagataaataactttaaaatgattGGCCTGAAAGAGGTTATAATAGATTTTATAATATGATTAAGGCATTAAGGGCTATCTAGAATTAAAGATTCTTCATAATAATAGAAGACTAGATGAAAGGAAGGCATTTGTAGAAGTTATAATTTAATGTATAattaatatgtaatttatacatTGTTCCAGAGACAAAACTCCACATgtttagtaactaaattacaataaatataacCTGTAAAAATTAGAAACCAATTACCATGATAACACACCCACTaaaatcctgttttttcttcataagtttttatttatatatatatatatatatatattttttttttattaattataattagtTGTAAGcctcactccacacacagaTCCACATATTTATTGACCCTTGTTTGAGGTACACACACAGCTTTattccaattcaattcaaaatgtatttcattttttttttttttttttaaatctaaattcatttttaatgtaaattatttaaaattaataatagaatttctaaaattaaattaaatcataaCCTTATCACGTAATAGTCGtggatccccccccccccccccccccgatttattaaatatttctcACTGCAAAATTTGAAACGtaagaattaaaaaagaaaaaataataatactgcaTGTGACTTTCATAAACATTCCCCAAATTTCCAAGCAATATATTTGTTAAAATACAATAAGTAAACAAGTGGGGTGAGGTAAAGTCTACACTACATATACAGTAAAACTGTACTTTAATTTATGTAGTTACAATTACAGTATTGTAACCCATTCTCATCATcagaatattttaatattttctaaatTATAATATATGACAATAATATTATATTTGATTCCTGTCATTTCTGAAGTTTTCACCTTTTATTCTGtgactttttctgtattttagtgATCACATGGAAAACATCAACGGATATCTGATGAAGTACACCAACCTGGTCACTGGGTGGCAGTACAGGCGAGTCACTCCTTTGATATTAAAGTACACGCccagaaaagcacaaaaaacatgattttctgagaaaattgtaatttcttttttgttataGTTATATAAAAAAAGCACTCCATTcttcaaataacaaataataatgaataaataaataccccatgtaccccttagctaATGTTATACATCATTCATTTgtgtctaaactctttcctacgtctcgtccaacattaacctttttattcatttatttctgatgttttgcttgttttagaatttgaacttcaacatttggtgtattttaaagagttgtgccacagattattattgatggatgaagAAAAgcataataattcatatttaaaaaggaaaaaatgtatatgtacAAGGTAAAAGGGTAGAGAAATCTAATATGAAGTGTATTGTGAAGTGGGAGAATGATTAATACTCAGTAATATCAGCTGTTGAGGCGGGAAATAATTTGTTGCTTTAACTTTAACTTCAAACTGTCACATGTGCACGGTTGAAATGTAACTTAGGTTTATTAGAGCCAAACTGAAGATGAGATTATCATATACTATAATAATCTGATGTTTTTAGTGTTGGTATTTCAATAGTAAatagttttggttttttttctgcgTCAGGTTTTTTGTGCTGAACAACGAGGCCGGCCTGTTGGAGTATTTCGTTAACGAACAATCACGACCTCAGAAACCTCGGGGAATGCTGCCTCTGGCCGGAGCCGTCATATCACCCAGTGACGAAGACTCACACACCTTCACCGTCAACGCCATCAGCGGAGAGCAGTACAAGCTGAGAGGTCagcccttcaaaataagagcctctGAACAACAGGAAGAAAGGCTCAGAGTGTTCAGCTTTGTTTTAATGAAAGTGTTTtcaattatgtgtgtgtgtgtgtgtgtgtgtgtgtgtgtgtgtgtgtgtgtgtgtgtgtgtgtgtgtgtgtgtgtgtgtgtgtgtgtgtgtgtgtgtgtgtgtgtgtgtgtgtgtgtgtgtgtgtgtgtgtgtgtgtgtgtgtgtgtgtgtgtgtgtgtgtgtgtgtgtgtgtgtgtgtgtgtgtgtgtgtgtgtgtgtttcagccaCTGATGCTAAAGAGAGGCAGCACTGGGTCAGCAGACTCCAGATCTGCACTCAGCATCACACCGAGGCTTTGGGCAAGGTGagcgctaatgctaatgctagcactcACCCCCtgtttgtaaacaaacaaacatcataAACATCTGTCTGAGTTTCTCTttaatgtaaacaataaattactaCATAGATTTAGACATTAATTCTACTACAAATATGACTGACTGGTGATACAACTACAAATAGCATAATGGGTGGAAAGACTCAAAACTACAAATATGGCTGACAGCCCAATGAAGCCAACATTAAACTGTGAATGTGTTTTCTTCCTCAGACTAATCCTCCTTTAAAGTCACGCAGCTACTCGATGGCGTCTCAGGGCAGCAGCTCGCCAATGAGCACGCGGCGAACCAGCCAAAGCCCCGCCTCCATGTTTGGCTGGTCTAATAAAGGGTCGGCG
This is a stretch of genomic DNA from Gouania willdenowi chromosome 2, fGouWil2.1, whole genome shotgun sequence. It encodes these proteins:
- the mrps9 gene encoding small ribosomal subunit protein uS9m, with amino-acid sequence MAVVRVRAVGSFLIKWGFCGTDKNSVLVPVNRMVTLRSSPSAPGPEKITDEFIRKQKEEFEAGRRQLANMMGEDPESFSQQDVDRSVSYLFPSGLFEKKARPIMKPPEEIFPKQRTVQWDADGRPFHFLFYTGKQSYYSLMHDLYDHILSLEKKADRLRSKGMYNENAELISFGSSRWLTKDELQLRLVENVADQEYERFLRLMERLVVMPHSAALQDMVMQYRHQLETQSTKQTPPQLLMDERGVAYSTAEGHRKTSEATVIVRDAGGGRISINGEDQLTYFTVLQDRVQLMFPLQFIDALGRFDVECTVSGGGRSSQAGALRLAISRALLGFVSESQGEAMRRAGLLTPDPRVRERKKPGQEGARRKYTWKKR